A genomic stretch from Serratia entomophila includes:
- the nudK gene encoding GDP-mannose pyrophosphatase NudK encodes MSSKIENVKKELLSDNWYVLHKYTFDLIRKDGRSVQQMREVYDRGNGATILLYNRAKGTLVLTNQFRMPTYVNGNESGMLLEACAGLLDADSPEQCARREAVEETGFQVGEVKKIFEAYMSPGGVTEIVHFFIAEYHDNERRAAGGGIEDEDIEVIELPFSEAVAMIADGRIKDGKTIMLVQYLQIHRIMGD; translated from the coding sequence ATGTCATCGAAGATTGAGAATGTTAAGAAAGAGCTGCTGTCGGATAACTGGTACGTGCTGCATAAATACACGTTCGATTTGATACGCAAGGATGGCCGTTCCGTTCAGCAGATGCGCGAAGTCTACGATCGGGGCAACGGCGCCACCATTTTGTTGTACAACCGCGCCAAGGGCACTCTGGTGCTGACCAATCAGTTCCGCATGCCGACTTACGTGAACGGCAATGAAAGCGGCATGCTGCTGGAGGCCTGCGCCGGCCTGCTGGATGCCGATTCGCCCGAACAATGCGCGCGTCGCGAAGCGGTGGAGGAGACCGGCTTTCAGGTTGGTGAGGTGAAAAAGATTTTTGAAGCCTACATGTCCCCCGGCGGCGTCACCGAGATCGTGCATTTCTTTATTGCCGAATATCATGATAATGAGCGGCGAGCGGCCGGCGGCGGTATAGAAGATGAAGACATCGAGGTGATCGAACTGCCGTTCAGCGAGGCGGTGGCGATGATTGCCGACGGCCGAATCAAAGATGGCAAAACCATCATGCTGGTGCAGTATCTGCAAATTCATCGGATTATGGGCGACTAG
- a CDS encoding winged helix-turn-helix domain-containing protein → MEINPVFARRLYLCWLISHSERPNVPRLMELTGWPRRTLQDVLKALPGLGVALQFVQQGVRNNDGFYQLESWGPLNKHWVHQHHQALLAAID, encoded by the coding sequence ATGGAAATTAATCCGGTATTCGCGCGTCGACTTTATCTGTGCTGGCTGATAAGCCATAGCGAAAGGCCCAACGTACCGCGGCTGATGGAATTGACCGGCTGGCCGCGCCGCACCTTGCAAGACGTGCTGAAAGCCTTGCCCGGCCTGGGCGTGGCGCTGCAGTTTGTACAACAGGGAGTGCGCAATAACGACGGTTTCTATCAGCTTGAAAGCTGGGGGCCGCTCAATAAACACTGGGTTCACCAGCATCATCAGGCGCTGCTCGCCGCGATCGACTAG
- a CDS encoding calcium-binding protein, which yields MATQNSDVLVSFTEEQSKKLAELRDTGQYADGYRYIRDIVHEARVAYTGNLPPTAVYLFGDEHAKELIKLETWISDVVGINAGDNSAYSEFVRGSTKVASLLQGKPISEATFQQASDALALTVINDALSHGGMQTAGDVVNTDVSQALENLGLPPAGWAGVLGDVFPPPLGFGDNYVQVSDPADGLLPFLGGLTAALTANLVGGVGRLAVDIVLNKNGLVTNTLDLLLTGILDPVHDARTVNGSIFSDHLYGGYGNDHISGGRGNDWLYGKDGDDILDGGAGADKMYGGGNNDTYIVDDIRDEVHENYGEGLDTVQSSVSYTLAKNVEYLVLTGKDNIVGTGNELNNFIAGNDGSNVLRGEAGNDILSGGAGNDMLFGGAGDDVLIGGVGVDQLSGGEGADTFIFNSYNESRASAPDWITDFVSGTDKIDLSVFNTGEGLQKVTFVSEFSGKAGEATLTYDQATNVSDLAINMGGDFTSADFLVKIVGHPLQQVDFIV from the coding sequence ATGGCTACGCAAAACAGTGATGTTTTGGTGTCGTTTACCGAAGAACAATCAAAGAAGCTGGCTGAGCTGCGCGACACGGGTCAATATGCCGATGGCTACCGTTATATCCGTGATATCGTGCATGAAGCGCGGGTGGCCTATACCGGTAATTTGCCGCCGACCGCGGTTTATTTGTTCGGTGACGAACATGCGAAAGAATTGATTAAGCTGGAGACCTGGATTAGCGACGTGGTGGGCATCAACGCCGGCGATAATTCGGCATACAGCGAATTTGTACGCGGGTCCACCAAGGTAGCTTCCCTGCTGCAGGGCAAGCCGATTTCCGAAGCGACCTTCCAGCAGGCTTCCGATGCGTTGGCGCTCACCGTGATCAATGATGCGCTGTCCCACGGCGGCATGCAGACGGCCGGCGACGTAGTGAACACCGACGTGTCTCAGGCATTGGAAAACCTGGGGCTGCCGCCTGCGGGCTGGGCCGGGGTGCTGGGGGATGTCTTCCCGCCGCCGCTGGGCTTTGGCGATAACTATGTGCAGGTTTCCGATCCGGCCGATGGCCTGCTGCCGTTCCTCGGCGGGCTGACCGCGGCGCTGACCGCCAATCTGGTGGGCGGGGTGGGGCGCCTGGCCGTCGATATCGTATTGAACAAAAACGGGCTGGTGACCAATACGCTGGATCTGTTGCTGACCGGCATTCTCGATCCGGTGCACGACGCCAGAACGGTTAACGGCAGCATCTTCTCCGATCACCTGTATGGCGGCTACGGCAACGATCATATCTCCGGTGGCCGGGGCAATGACTGGCTGTATGGCAAAGACGGCGACGATATCCTCGACGGCGGCGCCGGCGCGGATAAAATGTACGGCGGCGGCAACAACGACACCTATATCGTCGACGATATTCGTGATGAAGTGCATGAAAACTACGGTGAAGGCCTGGATACCGTGCAGTCTTCGGTCAGCTATACGCTCGCCAAGAACGTTGAATATCTGGTGTTGACCGGCAAGGACAACATCGTCGGCACCGGCAACGAGTTGAATAACTTTATCGCCGGCAACGACGGCAGCAACGTGCTGAGAGGCGAAGCCGGCAACGACATTCTGTCCGGCGGCGCCGGTAATGACATGCTGTTTGGCGGCGCCGGCGACGACGTGCTGATTGGCGGGGTTGGCGTCGATCAGCTGTCCGGTGGCGAAGGGGCCGATACCTTTATCTTTAACAGCTACAACGAATCGCGGGCTTCGGCTCCAGATTGGATCACCGATTTTGTCAGCGGCACCGACAAAATAGACCTGTCGGTGTTCAACACCGGTGAAGGCTTGCAGAAGGTGACTTTTGTCAGCGAATTCAGCGGCAAGGCGGGTGAAGCGACCCTGACTTATGATCAGGCGACCAACGTCAGCGATCTGGCGATTAACATGGGCGGTGATTTTACCAGCGCCGATTTCCTGGTGAAGATCGTTGGGCATCCGCTGCAGCAGGTTGATTTTATCGTATAA
- a CDS encoding GNAT family N-acetyltransferase encodes MSEKSWLIETELKSQTISLIPLRKEHAPELAQAAMDGRLWELWFTSVPTEHTVDHYVSQALSEQSAGRALPFVIVHNATQKIIGTTRICNADGQNRRVEVGYTWYAKSHQKTAANTECKLLLLSYAFEELAVIAVEFRTHWHNHISRAAIARLGAKQDGVLRNHQKNADGSYRDTVIFSIIDHEWPMVKKSLGYKLRQPRE; translated from the coding sequence ATGTCAGAAAAATCATGGCTCATTGAAACTGAACTAAAAAGCCAAACCATCAGCCTTATTCCCTTACGTAAAGAACACGCACCGGAGCTGGCGCAGGCGGCTATGGATGGAAGATTGTGGGAACTGTGGTTTACTTCCGTACCGACGGAACACACCGTTGATCACTATGTGAGCCAAGCGTTGAGTGAACAATCAGCCGGCCGGGCATTACCCTTCGTCATCGTGCATAACGCAACGCAGAAAATTATCGGTACCACCCGTATTTGTAATGCCGATGGGCAAAACCGTCGGGTGGAAGTCGGCTATACTTGGTATGCAAAAAGTCATCAGAAAACCGCCGCTAATACAGAGTGCAAACTCCTGTTGCTCAGTTATGCCTTTGAAGAGCTGGCGGTAATTGCCGTTGAATTTCGTACTCACTGGCACAATCACATTTCAAGAGCGGCGATCGCCCGACTCGGCGCCAAGCAAGATGGCGTATTGAGAAATCACCAAAAAAATGCAGATGGCAGCTATCGCGACACGGTGATTTTCTCGATCATTGACCATGAGTGGCCGATGGTGAAAAAAAGCTTAGGTTATAAATTACGCCAACCCAGAGAGTAA
- a CDS encoding GNAT family N-acetyltransferase, translating to MNNYPIEVRDNVSTEIEALISEGLDSYNDEITGNNDRLPLAVVVRDPHSGEVLGGIIGRSSLGLLFLDLFHLPTALRGSGVGSALLRRFEEEGRRRGCVSAVLYTISFQAPKFYEKQGWVRFGEVPCLPSGTRRIFMSKAL from the coding sequence ATGAATAATTACCCGATAGAGGTTCGCGACAACGTCAGTACAGAAATTGAAGCGCTCATCAGCGAAGGGCTGGATAGCTATAACGACGAGATCACCGGCAACAACGATCGGCTGCCGCTGGCGGTAGTGGTAAGAGATCCGCATAGCGGCGAGGTGTTGGGCGGCATTATCGGCCGCTCATCGCTGGGCCTGCTGTTTCTCGACCTGTTTCATCTGCCCACGGCGCTGCGCGGCTCCGGGGTCGGCAGTGCGTTGCTGCGCAGGTTTGAAGAAGAAGGGCGGCGGCGCGGCTGCGTATCTGCGGTGCTGTACACCATCAGCTTCCAGGCGCCGAAATTCTATGAGAAGCAAGGTTGGGTGCGCTTTGGCGAGGTGCCCTGTCTGCCATCGGGCACCCGGCGGATTTTTATGAGCAAGGCGCTTTAG
- a CDS encoding GNAT family N-acetyltransferase — MDILTDLNRCTPDWQRLCRLLEDAGLGERDPQVMQRVYQHSQFCYWGFIDGELMATAHAISDMTSVAYLADVAVDPRFQGQGLGRRLMDRVMRDLAPLGKVFIYSVPDKLEFYKKYGFHSLTTGMVYADGAALQRLQDSGYVR, encoded by the coding sequence ATGGATATTCTGACTGACCTCAACCGCTGCACTCCCGACTGGCAGCGGCTGTGCCGGCTGCTGGAAGACGCGGGATTGGGTGAGCGCGACCCGCAGGTGATGCAGCGGGTGTATCAACACAGCCAGTTTTGCTATTGGGGATTTATTGACGGTGAACTGATGGCCACCGCCCACGCCATCAGCGACATGACCTCCGTCGCCTACCTGGCCGACGTGGCTGTCGATCCGCGTTTTCAGGGCCAGGGGCTGGGCCGGCGGCTGATGGACCGGGTGATGCGGGATCTTGCGCCGCTCGGCAAGGTGTTTATCTATTCGGTGCCGGACAAGCTTGAATTCTATAAGAAATACGGCTTCCACAGCCTGACCACCGGCATGGTGTACGCCGACGGCGCCGCCCTGCAACGCCTGCAAGACAGCGGCTACGTACGCTGA
- a CDS encoding tetratricopeptide repeat protein produces the protein MSATLTIEQLKRLGRYPEATELARQQLLLQPEDAGLHYQLACLYDVQGLEQQAIPCYLAALARDLPAAQRQEAWLGLGSTYRALGQYQQSLSAFDSGLTEFPQAKELTLFRAMTLYNLGETKQAVADLLLLLAETSSHGDISSYQRAIREYAADLDRIG, from the coding sequence ATGTCCGCTACGCTGACCATCGAACAACTGAAAAGGCTGGGCCGTTATCCTGAAGCGACCGAACTGGCGCGGCAGCAGCTGTTGTTGCAGCCGGAAGACGCCGGGCTGCACTACCAACTGGCCTGCCTGTACGACGTACAGGGGCTGGAACAGCAGGCCATCCCCTGTTATCTCGCCGCGCTGGCGCGCGACCTGCCGGCCGCCCAGCGCCAAGAGGCCTGGCTGGGCCTCGGCAGCACCTACCGGGCGCTCGGGCAATATCAGCAATCGCTGAGCGCCTTCGATAGCGGGTTGACGGAGTTTCCGCAGGCCAAAGAGCTGACGTTGTTTCGCGCCATGACGCTGTACAACCTGGGCGAAACCAAACAGGCGGTGGCCGACTTGCTGTTATTGCTGGCGGAAACCTCGTCGCATGGCGACATCAGCAGTTACCAACGCGCCATCCGCGAATACGCCGCCGATCTCGACCGCATTGGCTAG
- the narP gene encoding nitrate/nitrite response regulator protein NarP has translation MVMKHYRVMIVDDHPLMRRGIKQLLALDPLFNVVAEAGNGSEAIALAQQHAPDVILLDLNMKGMSGLDTLKALRDEGVDARIIVLTVSDARSDLYALIDAGADGYLLKDSEPELLLDHIRAAAEGQNVISEAVADYLLSRSEQHDPFSELTERELDVLQEVARGMSNKQVAAQLHISEETVKVHIRNMLRKLDVRSRVAATVMYLEHKSQ, from the coding sequence ATGGTGATGAAGCACTACCGAGTAATGATCGTCGACGATCACCCGCTGATGCGGCGCGGCATCAAACAGCTGCTGGCGTTGGATCCGCTGTTTAACGTGGTGGCGGAGGCCGGCAACGGCAGCGAGGCTATCGCCCTGGCGCAGCAGCATGCCCCGGACGTGATCTTGCTGGATCTGAATATGAAGGGCATGTCCGGGTTGGATACCTTAAAGGCGTTGCGCGATGAGGGCGTGGATGCCCGCATCATCGTCCTGACGGTCTCCGATGCGCGCAGCGATCTGTATGCATTGATCGACGCCGGCGCCGACGGCTACCTGTTGAAAGACAGCGAACCGGAGCTGTTGCTGGATCATATCCGCGCCGCCGCCGAGGGGCAAAACGTGATCAGTGAAGCGGTGGCGGACTACCTGCTGTCGCGTAGCGAGCAGCACGATCCCTTCTCGGAGCTGACAGAGCGGGAGCTGGACGTGTTGCAAGAGGTGGCGCGCGGCATGTCCAACAAGCAGGTGGCGGCGCAGCTGCATATTTCTGAAGAAACGGTGAAGGTGCATATCCGCAACATGCTGCGCAAGCTGGACGTTCGCTCCCGCGTGGCGGCGACGGTGATGTATCTGGAGCATAAAAGCCAGTAA
- the narQ gene encoding nitrate/nitrite two-component system sensor histidine kinase NarQ, translating into MLVKRSVTGSLAKALFCIVILSVISTGLALTTVAGSQSDAEAINIAGSLRMQSYRLAYDLDNGAAELEPHLQQYQQSLQAPALLKLDRFYVPAEVRGKYLALRQTWHGLAQQIRAGQSAAYQAQVAGYVAQIDHFVLALQRYSELKLTLVATVGALGYIAIIGLVLFCIRFIRRQVVAPLKQLVDASQRVQQRDFRHPPLDVSLPNELGVLSQAFTAMSDDLAAFYQSLERQVHEKTQRLRQANKTLAVLYSCSQALSERQIDQRAFEKILRIVRQSERLHCISLSVTDSLSQWRLSSGEPEQAPAWHALPIVQDGKPLGELRWQPQAQPPHPYLMQSLANMLSRAVYFNRAQKQHQQLLLMEERATIARELHDSLAQALSFLRIQLALLKRSVNDNPAQAREIIDDFERTLADAYRQLRELLATFRLNIQEADLNEALQRLLQPLKALSAARIQLHCRLSSQALNAQQQVHALQIVREAVLNAVKHAGANEIEVRCEVNAAGDNLFVIADDGCGIASLEEPEGHYGLTIMTERAARLGGTLHIRRRAAGGTEVCLTFPS; encoded by the coding sequence TTGCTTGTTAAACGCTCTGTGACCGGCAGCCTGGCCAAGGCTCTGTTTTGTATTGTTATTCTGTCGGTAATTTCAACCGGGCTGGCGTTAACCACCGTCGCCGGCAGCCAGAGCGATGCTGAAGCGATCAACATTGCCGGCTCGCTGCGCATGCAAAGCTACCGGCTGGCGTACGATCTCGATAACGGGGCCGCCGAGCTGGAACCGCATCTGCAGCAGTATCAACAATCGCTGCAGGCGCCGGCGCTGCTGAAGCTGGATCGCTTTTACGTGCCGGCCGAAGTGCGGGGAAAATACCTGGCGCTGCGCCAAACCTGGCACGGGCTGGCGCAACAGATCCGCGCCGGCCAAAGCGCCGCCTATCAGGCCCAGGTCGCCGGCTACGTCGCCCAGATAGACCATTTTGTCCTTGCGCTGCAGCGTTATTCCGAGCTGAAGCTGACCCTGGTGGCGACTGTCGGCGCGCTGGGGTATATCGCCATCATCGGCCTGGTGCTGTTTTGCATTCGCTTTATACGCCGCCAGGTGGTCGCGCCGCTGAAACAGCTGGTCGACGCCAGCCAGCGCGTGCAACAGCGGGATTTCAGGCATCCGCCGCTGGATGTCAGCCTGCCGAACGAGCTGGGCGTACTGTCGCAGGCCTTCACCGCCATGTCCGACGATCTGGCCGCCTTTTATCAGTCGCTGGAACGGCAGGTGCACGAAAAAACCCAACGCCTGCGGCAGGCCAACAAAACGCTGGCGGTGTTGTACAGCTGCTCGCAGGCGCTGAGCGAGCGCCAGATAGACCAGCGGGCATTTGAAAAAATCCTGCGTATCGTCCGCCAAAGCGAGCGACTGCACTGCATCAGCCTGAGCGTCACGGACAGCCTCAGCCAGTGGCGGCTCAGCAGCGGCGAACCGGAACAGGCCCCGGCATGGCATGCGCTGCCGATAGTGCAGGACGGTAAACCGCTGGGGGAACTGCGCTGGCAGCCGCAGGCGCAACCGCCTCATCCGTACCTGATGCAGAGCCTGGCCAACATGCTGAGCCGCGCCGTTTATTTCAACCGGGCGCAAAAACAGCACCAACAGCTGCTGCTGATGGAAGAACGCGCCACCATCGCCCGCGAGCTGCACGATTCGCTGGCGCAGGCGCTGTCTTTTCTGCGCATTCAGCTGGCGCTGCTGAAACGCAGCGTTAACGATAACCCCGCGCAAGCGCGGGAAATTATCGATGATTTTGAACGCACGCTGGCCGATGCTTACCGCCAACTGCGCGAACTGTTGGCGACTTTCCGCCTGAATATTCAGGAGGCGGATCTGAACGAGGCGCTGCAGCGGCTGCTGCAGCCATTAAAGGCTCTGAGCGCCGCGCGGATTCAGTTACACTGTCGGCTTTCCTCGCAGGCGCTCAACGCCCAGCAGCAGGTGCATGCGCTGCAGATTGTGCGCGAAGCGGTGCTCAACGCCGTCAAGCACGCCGGGGCCAATGAAATCGAGGTTCGCTGTGAAGTGAACGCCGCCGGCGATAACCTCTTCGTCATCGCTGACGACGGCTGCGGCATCGCCAGCCTGGAAGAGCCGGAAGGCCATTATGGTTTAACCATCATGACCGAACGCGCCGCCCGGCTGGGAGGTACGTTGCACATCCGGCGGAGAGCCGCAGGCGGCACGGAGGTTTGCCTGACGTTTCCGTCATAG
- the acrD gene encoding multidrug efflux RND transporter permease AcrD: MANFFIDRPIFAWVLAIILCLTGALAIFSLPVEQYPNLAPPNVRISATYPGASAKTLENTVTQIIEQNMTGLDNMMYMSSQSTNTGQATVTLTFEAGTDPNEAMQQVQNQLQAAIKRLPQAVQNQGVTVSKSGDTTLMMVAFVSTDGSMDKQDIADYIVSNLQDPLSRINGVGSMDVYGSQYAMRIWLDPNKLNSYQLTTQDVVSAIQSQNAQVAVGQLGGTPSVDKQALNATINAQSQLQTPEQFRQITLRVNKDGSLVTLGDVSTIELGGENYNYLSRYNGMQAAGMNIKLASGANELQTDQLVKDKIAELSQYFPHGLEAKVAYETTPFVKASIHDVVKTLLEAILLVFLVMYLFLQNFRATLIPTIAVPVVLMGTFAILSACGFSINTLTMFAMVLAIGLLVDDAIVVVENVERVMSEEGLPPREATRKSMGQIQSALVGIAMVLSAVFVPMAFFGGTTGAIYRQFSITIVSAMVLSVLVAMILTPALCATLLKPIAKDHHHGKRGFFGWFNRMFNRNTDRYERGVARVLHASTRYMVIYLLLLGGMALLFIKLPTSFLPQEDRGIFTVQVQLPAGSTLQQTSKVVEKVEHYFLTKEKEDVLSAFAIIGSGPGGNGQNVARLFIRLKDWDLRTSGANTSFDIIDRATKAFENINEARVIASSPPAITGLGNSAGFDMELEDHAGLGHDKLMAARDQLLKLAGENPLLARVRHNGLDDSPQLQIDVDQRKAQTLGVSIDDINNTLSTAWGSTYVNDFVDRGRVKKVYVQAAAPYRMLPGDIDKWYVRNSAGGMVPFSAFATSHWEYGSPRLERYNGSSALEIVGEAAEGVSTGTAMTEMEKIVSQLPTGFGLEWTAMSYQERLSGSQAPALYAISLLVVFLCLAALYESWSIPFSVMLVVPLGVIGAVAATWMRGLENDVYFQVGLLTIIGLSAKNAILIVEFANELNSKGQELMSATLEASRMRLRPILMTSLAFIFGVLPMAISSGAGSGSQHAVGTGVMGGMISATLLAIFFVPLFFVLVRRRFPGKTAPAAKAESAAE, encoded by the coding sequence ATGGCCAATTTTTTTATTGATCGCCCGATTTTCGCCTGGGTTTTGGCAATCATTCTTTGCCTGACCGGCGCTTTGGCGATCTTTTCATTACCCGTTGAGCAATACCCGAACCTGGCGCCGCCGAACGTGCGCATCTCTGCCACCTACCCCGGCGCCTCTGCAAAAACGCTGGAAAATACCGTTACGCAGATTATCGAACAGAACATGACCGGTCTGGACAACATGATGTACATGTCGTCCCAGAGCACCAACACCGGCCAGGCGACGGTGACGCTGACCTTTGAAGCCGGCACCGATCCCAATGAAGCGATGCAGCAGGTGCAGAACCAGCTGCAAGCGGCGATCAAGCGTCTGCCGCAGGCGGTGCAAAATCAGGGGGTGACGGTATCGAAATCCGGCGACACCACCCTGATGATGGTCGCCTTCGTCTCCACCGACGGCAGCATGGACAAGCAGGACATCGCCGACTACATCGTTTCCAACCTGCAGGATCCGCTCAGCCGCATCAACGGCGTGGGCAGCATGGACGTTTACGGCTCGCAGTACGCCATGCGCATCTGGCTCGATCCCAACAAGCTGAACAGCTATCAGCTGACCACCCAGGACGTGGTCAGCGCCATTCAATCGCAGAACGCCCAGGTGGCGGTCGGCCAGCTCGGCGGCACGCCGTCGGTCGACAAGCAGGCGCTGAACGCCACCATCAACGCGCAGTCGCAGCTGCAAACGCCGGAACAGTTCCGCCAAATCACCCTGCGGGTCAATAAAGACGGTTCGCTGGTGACGCTGGGCGACGTTTCCACCATCGAGCTGGGCGGCGAGAACTACAACTACCTCAGCCGCTATAACGGCATGCAGGCCGCCGGCATGAACATCAAGCTGGCCTCGGGCGCCAACGAGCTGCAAACCGACCAGTTGGTGAAAGACAAAATCGCCGAGCTGTCGCAGTACTTCCCGCACGGGCTGGAGGCCAAGGTAGCCTATGAAACCACGCCATTCGTCAAAGCCTCAATCCATGACGTGGTAAAAACCCTGCTGGAAGCCATCTTGCTGGTGTTCCTGGTGATGTACCTGTTCCTGCAGAACTTCCGCGCGACCCTGATCCCCACCATCGCCGTGCCGGTGGTGTTGATGGGCACCTTCGCCATCCTTTCCGCCTGCGGATTCAGCATCAATACCCTGACCATGTTCGCCATGGTGCTGGCGATCGGCCTGCTGGTGGACGATGCCATCGTGGTGGTGGAAAACGTCGAACGCGTGATGAGCGAAGAAGGCCTGCCGCCACGCGAAGCCACGCGAAAATCCATGGGGCAAATTCAGAGTGCGCTGGTCGGCATCGCCATGGTGCTGTCGGCGGTGTTCGTCCCCATGGCGTTCTTCGGCGGCACCACCGGCGCCATCTACCGCCAGTTCTCCATCACCATCGTTTCCGCCATGGTGCTGTCGGTGCTGGTGGCGATGATCCTGACCCCTGCCCTGTGCGCCACGCTGCTCAAGCCGATCGCCAAGGACCATCACCACGGCAAGCGCGGTTTCTTCGGCTGGTTCAACCGCATGTTTAACCGCAATACCGACCGCTATGAGCGCGGCGTTGCGCGAGTATTGCACGCCAGCACCCGCTATATGGTGATTTACCTGCTGCTGCTCGGCGGCATGGCGCTGCTGTTCATCAAACTGCCGACCTCGTTCCTGCCGCAGGAGGATCGCGGCATCTTTACCGTACAGGTGCAGTTGCCGGCCGGCTCAACCCTGCAGCAAACCTCCAAAGTGGTGGAGAAAGTGGAGCATTACTTCCTGACCAAGGAAAAAGAGGACGTACTCTCGGCCTTCGCCATCATCGGCTCCGGCCCGGGCGGCAACGGCCAGAACGTGGCGCGCCTGTTTATCCGCCTGAAAGATTGGGACCTGCGCACCTCGGGCGCCAACACCTCGTTCGACATTATCGATCGCGCTACCAAGGCATTCGAAAACATTAACGAAGCGCGCGTGATCGCCAGCAGCCCGCCGGCGATCACCGGGCTGGGCAACTCCGCCGGCTTCGATATGGAGCTGGAGGATCACGCCGGCCTCGGCCACGATAAGCTGATGGCGGCCCGTGACCAGCTGCTGAAGCTGGCCGGAGAAAACCCGCTGCTGGCGCGGGTGCGTCATAACGGGCTGGACGACAGCCCGCAGCTGCAGATCGACGTCGACCAACGCAAGGCGCAGACCCTGGGCGTCTCGATCGACGACATCAACAACACGCTGTCGACCGCCTGGGGATCGACCTACGTTAACGACTTCGTGGATCGCGGCCGGGTGAAAAAGGTCTACGTGCAGGCGGCCGCGCCGTACCGCATGCTGCCAGGCGACATCGACAAATGGTATGTCCGCAACAGCGCCGGCGGCATGGTGCCGTTCTCGGCCTTCGCCACCTCGCACTGGGAATACGGTTCGCCGCGGCTGGAGCGCTATAACGGCAGCTCGGCGCTGGAGATCGTCGGCGAAGCGGCCGAAGGCGTCAGCACCGGCACCGCGATGACCGAGATGGAGAAAATCGTCAGCCAACTGCCGACCGGCTTCGGCCTGGAATGGACCGCGATGTCCTACCAGGAACGCCTGTCCGGTTCGCAGGCGCCGGCGCTGTACGCCATTTCGCTGCTGGTGGTGTTCCTGTGCCTGGCGGCGCTGTATGAGAGCTGGTCGATCCCGTTCTCGGTCATGCTGGTGGTGCCGCTGGGGGTCATTGGCGCCGTGGCGGCCACCTGGATGCGCGGCCTGGAGAATGACGTCTATTTCCAGGTGGGTCTGTTGACCATCATCGGGCTGTCGGCGAAAAACGCCATCCTGATCGTCGAGTTCGCCAACGAGCTGAACAGCAAAGGGCAGGAGCTGATGTCGGCGACGCTCGAAGCCTCGCGTATGCGCCTGCGGCCGATTTTGATGACCTCGCTGGCGTTTATCTTCGGCGTGCTGCCGATGGCCATCAGCAGCGGCGCCGGCTCCGGCAGCCAACACGCAGTCGGCACCGGCGTGATGGGCGGCATGATCTCCGCCACTCTGTTGGCTATCTTCTTCGTGCCGCTGTTCTTTGTGCTGGTGCGCCGCCGCTTCCCGGGCAAAACGGCGCCGGCGGCAAAAGCGGAAAGCGCCGCGGAATAA
- the ypfM gene encoding protein YpfM, translating into MVDRELGNWKDFIDEMLGN; encoded by the coding sequence ATGGTTGATCGTGAACTAGGGAACTGGAAAGACTTCATTGATGAGATGTTGGGTAACTGA